The proteins below are encoded in one region of Hordeum vulgare subsp. vulgare chromosome 3H, MorexV3_pseudomolecules_assembly, whole genome shotgun sequence:
- the LOC123443708 gene encoding vacuolar-processing enzyme-like translates to MAMASFRLLPLALLLSVAHARTPRLEPTIRLPSQRAAGQEDDDSVGTRWAVLIAGSNGYYNYRHQADICHAYQIMKKGGLKDENIIVFMYDDIARNPENPRPGVIINHPQGGDVYAGVPKDYTGKEVNVKNFFAVLLGNKTAVNGGSGKVVDSGPNDHIFVFYSDHGGPGVLGMPTYPYLYGDDLVDVLKKKHAAGTYKSLVFYLEACESGSIFEGLLPNDIGVYATTASNAEESSWGTYCPGEYPSPPPEYDTCLGDLYSISWMEDSDVHNLRTESLKQQYNLVKKRTAAQDSYSYGSHVMQYGSLDLNAEHLFSYIGSNPANENTTFVEDNALPSLSRAVNQRDADLVYFWQKYRKLAESSPAKNNARKQLLEMMGHRSHIDSSVELIGNLLFGSAGGPMVLKTVRPAGEPLVDDWSCLKSTVRTFESQCGSLAQYGMKHMRSFANMCNAGIVPEAMAKVAAQACTSFPTNPWSATHKGFSA, encoded by the exons ATGGCGATGGCGTCCTTCCGCCTCCTTCCTCTCGCGCTCCTGCTCTCCGTGGCGCACGCGCGGACCCCACGGCTTGAGCCCACCATCCGGCTGCCGTCGCAGCGCGCCGCCGGGCAGGAGGACGATGACTCCGTCGGGACCAGGTGGGCCGTCCTCATCGCCGGCTCCAACGGCTACTACAACTACCGCCACCAG GCCGATATCTGCCACGCCTACCAGATCATGAAGAAGGGTGGTCTCAAGGATGAAAACATCATCGTTTTCATGTACGACGACATTGCGCGCAACCCAGAGAACCCAAGGCCGGGCGTCATCATCAACCACCCCCAGGGTGGAGATGTCTATGCTGGGGTCCCTAAG GACTACACTGGGAAGGAGGTTAATGTCAAGAACTTCTTTGCTGTCCTGCTCGGTAATAAAACTGCTGTGAATGGTGGGAGCGGCAAAGTCGTGGACAGTGGCCCTAATGATCACATTTTTGTGTTTTACAGTGACCATGGGGGTCCTGGGGTCCTTG GGATGCCTACCTACCCATACCTTTATGGTGACGATCTTGTAgatgtcctgaagaaaaagcATGCTGCTGGAACCTACAAAAGCCTG GTCTTTTACCTTGAAGCCTGTGAATCTGGGAGCATCTTTGAGGGGCTTCTGCCGAATGATATCGGTGTCTACGCGACCACCGCATCAAACGCAGAGGAAAGCAGTTGGGGAACGTATTGCCCCGGCGAGTACCCGAGCCCTCCGCCGGAATATGACACTTGCTTGGGCGACCTGTACAgcatttcttggatggaagacag TGATGTCCACAACCTGAGGACTGAATCTCTCAAGCAGCAGTATAACCTG GTCAAGAAGAGAACGGCAGCTCAGGACTCATACAGCTATGGTTCCCATGTGATGCAATACGGTTCTTTGGACCTCAATGCTGAACATTTGTTCTCGTACATTGGGTCAAATCCTGCTAACGAGAACActacatttgttgaagataatgcATTGCCGTCGTTATCAAGAGCTGTTAATCAGAGGGATGCTGATCTTGTTTATTTCTGGCAGAAG TACCGGAAATTGGCTGAGAGCTCCCCTGCGAAAAACAATGCTCGTAAGCAATTGCTCGAAATGATGGGTcatagatctcatattgacagcaGCGTTGAGCTGATTGGAAACCTTCTGTTTGGTTCTGCGGGTGGTCCAATGGTTCTAAAGACTGTTCGCCCAGCTGGTGAGCCTCTTGTGGATGACTGGAGTTGTCTCAAGTCTACG GTGCGTACTTTTGAATCCCAATGTGGCTCGTTGGCGCAGTATGGAATGAAGCACATGCGGTCCTTTGCAAACATGTGTAATGCCGGCATTGTTCCTGAAGCGATGGCAAAGGTTGCTGCTCAGGCGTGCACGAGCTTCCCAACCAACCCGTGGAGTGCCACACACAAGGGTTTTAGTGCTTAA